The following coding sequences lie in one Eremothecium sinecaudum strain ATCC 58844 chromosome IV, complete sequence genomic window:
- the NOG2 gene encoding putative GTPase NOG2 (Syntenic homolog of Ashbya gossypii ABR120C; Syntenic homolog of Saccharomyces cerevisiae YNR053C (NOG2); 1-intron in Ashbya gossypii), translating to MGTAKKEKQRRIREGNTKDGNLRVKGENFYRDGKRVKFLNMYKGGKSIRNAKGDLIRAAPLQGTDVPTARVQPDRRWFGNTRVISQDAIQHFRDALGETKNDTYKVLLRRNKLPMSFLEEKDTPESPKARILETESYQQAFGPKAQRKRPKVAASSLEELAEASSKDNKVFEEKQELNATLGLISNENSENGWSQIAKEAIFHKGQSKRIWNELYKVIDSSDVVIHVLDARDPLGTRCNSVEEYMRKETPHKHLIYVLNKCDLVPTWVAAAWVKHLSKVRPTLAFHASITNSFGKGSLIQLLRQFSQLHKDRQQISVGFIGYPNTGKSSIINTLRKKKVCQVAPIPGETKVWQYITLMKRIFLIDCPGIVPPSAKDTEEDILFRSVVRVENVSNPEQYIPGVLRRCKKHHLERTYEISGWNDATEFIEILARKQGRLLKGGEPDESGIAKQVLNDFNRGKIPWFVPPPESETKKDEDSKAKDSDSGKRSAAEVDGESEETQQDHEPPKKKKAQKAH from the exons ATGGTAACCTTAGGGTTAAAGGTGAAAACTTTTACAGAGATGGTAAAAGAGTGAAGTTTTTGAATATGTATAAAGGTGGTAAATCCATCAGAAATGCAAAAGGTGATTTAATTAGAGCAGCTCCTTTACAAGGTACTGATGTACCGACTGCTAGGGTTCAACCAGATCGTCGTTGGTTTGGTAATACAAGAGTTATATCTCAAGATGCTATACAGCATTTTAGAGATGCTCTTGGAGAGACTAAAAATGATACATACAAGGTTTTGTTGAGGAGGAATAAGCTGCCTATGTCGtttttggaagagaaaGATACCCCGGAGTCTCCTAAGGCTAGGATTTTAGAAACTGAGTCTTACCAGCAGGCTTTCGGTCCTAAGGCGCAAAGGAAGAGACCCAAGGTTGCAGCCTCTTCTTTGGAGGAGTTAGCCGAGGCTTCTTCAAAGGACAACAAGGTTTTTGAAGAGAAGCAGGAGTTGAATGCTACTTTGGGCTTAATTTCCAACGAAAATAGTGAGAATGGGTGGTCTCAGATTGCAAAGGAAGCTATTTTTCACAAAGGTCAGTCGAAGCGTATCTGGAACGAACTTTATAAAGTCATTGACTCTTCTGATGTCGTTATTCATGTTCTAGATGCTAGAGATCCACTAGGAACTCGTTGTAACTCTGTTGAGGAATATATGAGGAAAGAAACTCCACACAAGCACTTAATCTATGTTCTAAACAAATGTGATTTGGTGCCTACTTGGGTTGCA GCTGCATGGGTTAAGCATTTATCCAAGGTACGTCCTACACTGGCGTTCCATGCTTCTATTACAAATTCATTTGGTAAAGGTTCCTTGATCCAGCTACTTCGTCAGTTCTCTCAGCTACATAAGGATAGGCAGCAGATTTCTGTTGGCTTTATTGGTTATCCTAATACTGGTAAGTCGTCGATTATAAACACCTTGCGTAAGAAAAAGGTCTGCCAGGTCGCTCCTATACCTGGCGAAACCAAAGTTTGGCAGTATATTACTTTAATGAAGAGAATCTTCCTTATTGACTGTCCTGGAATTGTGCCACCTTCTGCCAAAGATACTGAAGAGGACATTTTGTTTAGAAGTGTCGTTAGAGTTGAAAACGTTTCCAATCCAGAACAGTACATACCGGGTGTTCTAAGGCGGTGCAAGAAACACCATTTGGAAAGAACCTATGAAATATCCGGCTGGAACGATGCTACCGAATTTATTGAAATACTGGCAAGGAAACAGGGTAGGCTACTGAAAGGTGGTGAACCTGACGAAAGTGGTATAGCAAAGCAAGTTTTGAATGACTTTAACAGAGGTAAAATCCCATGGTTTGTACCACCTCCTGAGAGTGAGACAAAAAAGGATGAAGACTCAAAAGCTAAGGATTCAGACAGTGGAAAGCGCTCCGCAGCTGAAGTGGACGGAGAGAGTGAGGAAACCCAGCAAGATCACGAGCCTCCTAAAAAAAAGAAGGCTCAGAAGGCTCATTAG